The genomic DNA CAACCATGGACCCGAGTGTTCAACGGGCTTACGGTGCGATAACTCAAGCGGCTATCGCAGTAAAAGATAGCAAAATAGCCTGGGTTGGTCCGCGCAGTGAGCTACCTGAATTTGATGTACTGGCAACGCCGGTTTACCGAGGTAAAGGAGGCTGGATAACGCCCGGGCTTATCGATGCACACACCCACTTAGTGTTTGCCGGAAATCGCACCGATGAGTTTGAACAACGTTTACTAGGCGCAACTTATCAAGATATCGCCCGTGCTGGCGGCGGTATTATCTCGACCGTTAACGCATGTCGCGATGCAGACGATGTCGAACTGTTTGAACTGGGTCGACAACGCTTAAACGCCTTAGCCAGAGAAGGCGTCACCACGGTTGAAATTAAATCCGGCTACGGCTTAAACACCGAAACCGAGCTTAAGTTACTCCGCGTAGCACGAGAACTCGGCGAACATCACCACATTGATGTTTGCACCACGTTTTTAGGCGCTCATGCCATTCCACCTGAATATAAAGACCGTGCCAACGAGTATGTCGACTTAGTGATTAATGACATGCTCCCCGCGGTGATTGCTGAAAACCTTGCTGATGCTGTGGATGTATTTTGTGAAAATATCGCCTTTGACCTTGAGCAAACGGAGCGGATATTAATCGCAGCCAAACAAGCAGGATTACAGTTTAAACTGCATGCCGAGCAATTATCCAATATAGGCGGCAGTGCGTTAGCCGCTAAACTAGGGGCTAAGTCGGTTGATCATATTGAGTTTTTAGACGAAGCGGGGGTTAAAGCCATTAGCGAAAGCGGTACCTGCGCAACCTTGCTACCTGGGGCATTTTACTTTTTACGCGAAACCCAATTACCGCCAATTGATTTATTGCGTCAATACAAGGTGC from Shewanella psychromarinicola includes the following:
- the hutI gene encoding imidazolonepropionase translates to MSWDQVWIDVNIATMDPSVQRAYGAITQAAIAVKDSKIAWVGPRSELPEFDVLATPVYRGKGGWITPGLIDAHTHLVFAGNRTDEFEQRLLGATYQDIARAGGGIISTVNACRDADDVELFELGRQRLNALAREGVTTVEIKSGYGLNTETELKLLRVARELGEHHHIDVCTTFLGAHAIPPEYKDRANEYVDLVINDMLPAVIAENLADAVDVFCENIAFDLEQTERILIAAKQAGLQFKLHAEQLSNIGGSALAAKLGAKSVDHIEFLDEAGVKAISESGTCATLLPGAFYFLRETQLPPIDLLRQYKVPMVIASDFNPGSSPICSTLLMLNMACTLFKLTPEEALQGVTINAAKALGLEAKVGHLAIGMQADFCLWDITTPAQLAYAYGVTPCKTVVKKGQVVALPN